One region of Salvia miltiorrhiza cultivar Shanhuang (shh) chromosome 3, IMPLAD_Smil_shh, whole genome shotgun sequence genomic DNA includes:
- the LOC131019034 gene encoding uncharacterized protein LOC131019034 has protein sequence MFSSSSSHEDERRAKEFSNLVQEFNQIVQDIGDPDEQPRRRRRSVAKKAYIRRDREAGALRLHVDYFDENPVYPYNIFRRRFRMHRALFLCIVNVVASDSYFQQRSDALGRPGFTPLQKCTVDVHMLANGGAADQYDEYLRTAESTSLECLRRFSRAIIQLFGAEYLRRPTSADCQRLLAMHEAKHGFPGMLGSLDCMHWPWKNCPTAWQGAYTRGDQGEPTIILEAVASQDL, from the coding sequence ATGTTTTCCTCCTCATCAAGCCACGAGGACGAGCGACGTGCTAAAGAATTTTCCAATCTTGTGCAAGAATTTAACCAAATTGTTCAAGATATTGGTGATCCAGATGAGCAACCTCGTCGTCGGCGACGAAGCGTGGCAAAGAAGGCCTACATTCGTCGGGACCGTGAAGCCGGCGCTCTACGTTTGCACGTggattactttgatgaaaatccgGTCTACCCCTACAACATCTTCCGTCGTCGATTTCGGATGCATCGTGCGTTGTTTTTGTGTATCGTTAATGTCGTCGCATCCGATTCATACTTCCAACAACGCTCGGATGCACTTGGGAGGCCCGGCTTCACGCCATTGCAAAAATGCACTGTCGATGTTCATATGCTAGCTAACGGTGGGGCAGCGGACCAATACGACGAGTATCTCCGGACTGCAGAGTCCACCTCGTTGGAGTGCTTGCGCAGATTCAGTCGAGCTATTATTCAACTCTTCGGCGCGGAATACTTGAGGAGGCCGACTTCTGCTGACTGCCAACGGCTTCTAGCAATGCACGAAGCGAAGCACGGCTTCCCGGGAATGCTAGGGAGCcttgattgcatgcattggcCGTGGAAGAATTGTCCAACGGCATGGCAAGGCGCATATACTCGCGGCGATCAGGGGGAACCGACCATCATCCTCGAAGCCGTCGCATCGCAAGATCTATAG